From the genome of Halomonas sp. MCCC 1A13316, one region includes:
- a CDS encoding Gfo/Idh/MocA family oxidoreductase, translating to MNFALIGAAGYIAPRHMQAIKETGHTLVAAYDINDSVGIIDSISTDCAFFTEFESFMEHAWWLRRQKGKGVDYWVVCSPNHLHSAHITAGLYLGCDVICEKPLVSIPAQLDELRCIERETGHRVYSVMQLRHHPAIHELRDKVLTERREGRYEVELTYITVRGPWYLVSWKGDPRKSFGVIAEIGIHFFDMLYLIFGELQKLVLHYHDEHKAAGYLEYEKARVRWFLSIDAEDLPERVSGQHSTYRSITCDGEEFEFSSGFTDLHTVSYREILAGRGFGIDAVRHCLETVHELGLLTPELPRADEAHALLSRLVSATTQAAAGRS from the coding sequence ATGAATTTTGCCCTCATCGGAGCTGCCGGATACATCGCGCCTCGACACATGCAGGCTATCAAGGAGACGGGACACACCTTGGTAGCGGCTTACGATATCAACGATTCGGTAGGCATTATCGATTCCATCTCGACCGACTGTGCGTTTTTCACCGAGTTCGAGAGCTTCATGGAGCATGCCTGGTGGCTCAGGCGGCAGAAGGGGAAGGGGGTCGACTACTGGGTGGTTTGTTCCCCCAACCATTTGCACAGTGCGCACATTACCGCCGGGCTGTACCTGGGCTGCGATGTGATCTGCGAGAAGCCGCTGGTGTCTATCCCGGCTCAGCTCGATGAGCTTCGCTGCATTGAGCGAGAGACCGGGCATCGCGTATACAGCGTCATGCAGCTACGCCACCATCCGGCCATTCATGAGTTGCGTGACAAGGTGCTGACCGAGCGACGCGAGGGCCGATACGAGGTCGAACTGACCTATATCACGGTACGCGGGCCCTGGTACTTGGTCAGTTGGAAGGGCGACCCGCGAAAATCGTTCGGCGTGATAGCTGAAATCGGCATTCACTTCTTCGATATGCTGTACCTCATCTTCGGCGAGCTGCAGAAGCTGGTGCTGCACTACCACGACGAGCACAAAGCCGCCGGCTATCTCGAATACGAAAAGGCGCGGGTACGCTGGTTTCTTTCCATCGATGCCGAGGATCTGCCCGAGCGCGTGAGCGGCCAACACTCCACCTATCGCAGCATCACCTGCGACGGAGAAGAGTTCGAATTCTCTAGTGGCTTCACTGACCTGCATACCGTCAGTTATCGCGAGATCCTAGCCGGCCGCGGCTTCGGTATCGACGCCGTGCGACACTGTCTCGAGACCGTGCATGAGCTGGGTCTGTTAACCCCCGAGCTACCGCGCGCAGATGAAGCGCACGCTCTGCTGTCTCGGCTGGTGTCGGCAACCACCCAGGCTGCCGCTGGTCGCAGCTGA
- a CDS encoding sulfurtransferase, translating into MSQVLITAAELAASQQGRNPPRVLDCRARLGDNAAGHRLWEAGHVPGSLHLDLDRDLAAEPGAGGRHPLPPSDAFADTLQRLGISPAVPVVVLDDMGGQLAAARAWWMLAVWAGHPDVRVLDGGLRAWQEEGGELELGQEVQPEPSRWQPSFDDSACMSADEVFSGRELKVDARSEERFRGEAEPIDPVAGHIPGAVCRPSAANLTEAGRFKASETLDAELPRGEAIVAYCGSGVTACHNILAYAIAGRPMPRLFPGSWSEWVRDPSRPVARG; encoded by the coding sequence ATGAGCCAAGTGCTGATCACTGCCGCCGAGCTGGCCGCGTCGCAGCAAGGACGAAATCCACCCAGAGTTCTCGATTGCCGTGCCCGGCTGGGTGATAACGCAGCCGGTCATCGCCTGTGGGAAGCCGGGCACGTGCCGGGTAGCCTGCATCTCGACCTCGATCGCGACCTTGCGGCAGAACCCGGTGCAGGCGGCCGCCACCCATTGCCGCCGTCCGATGCCTTTGCCGACACGCTACAGCGGCTCGGAATCTCACCTGCCGTCCCCGTTGTGGTGCTGGACGACATGGGCGGTCAACTGGCCGCGGCTCGGGCCTGGTGGATGCTGGCCGTGTGGGCGGGCCATCCTGACGTCCGCGTACTCGACGGGGGGCTGCGTGCCTGGCAGGAGGAGGGCGGCGAGCTTGAGCTGGGACAGGAGGTGCAACCCGAACCGAGCCGCTGGCAGCCGAGCTTCGATGACAGCGCCTGCATGAGCGCAGACGAAGTCTTCTCGGGGCGGGAACTCAAGGTCGATGCCCGTAGTGAGGAGCGCTTTCGCGGTGAGGCCGAGCCCATCGATCCGGTTGCCGGACACATTCCCGGTGCGGTGTGTCGACCCAGTGCTGCCAACCTGACCGAAGCTGGACGCTTCAAAGCGTCCGAGACGCTGGATGCCGAGCTTCCCCGTGGCGAGGCCATCGTGGCTTACTGCGGCTCAGGCGTGACCGCCTGCCACAACATCCTGGCTTATGCCATTGCCGGTCGCCCCATGCCCCGACTCTTCCCTGGATCGTGGAGCGAATGGGTTCGTGACCCGTCAAGGCCGGTGGCACGAGGCTGA